A window of Rhododendron vialii isolate Sample 1 chromosome 13a, ASM3025357v1 contains these coding sequences:
- the LOC131315352 gene encoding protein neprosin-like, which translates to MGAAHFSGVRSRRGRVAAVFFFWGLISLSCAGRLPASRQKLEVQKHLKRLNKPALKTIKSPDGDIIDCVHISNQPAFDHPFLKDHKIQTRPGYHPEGLYDENKVSAENKETVKPITQLWHMNGQCPEETIPIRRTKKDDVLRASSVKRYGKKKQTSIPEPRSADPDLINQSGHQHAIAYVEGDTYYGAKATINVWEPKIQQPNEFSLSQIWVLGGSFGEDLNSIEAGWQVSPDLYGDNNTRLFTYWTSDAYQATGCYNLLCSGFIQINSEIAMGASISPVSAFRNSQYDISILVWKDPKEGNWWMQFSNGYVLGYWPSFLFSYLADSASMIEWGGEIVNSASDGRHTTTQMGSGHFPEEGFGKSSYFRNIQVVDSSNNLKSPKGMGTFTEQSNCYDVQTGTNDDWGHYMYYGGPGRNPNCA; encoded by the exons ATGGGTGCTGCGCATTTTAGCGGTGTGCGGTCGAGAAGAGGAAGAGTTGCGgcggttttctttttctggggTCTGATCTCGCTATCTTGCGCCGGGAGGTTGCCTGCTTCAAGGCAGAAGCTTGAGGTCCAGAAGCACTTGAAGCGCTTGAACAAACCTGCTCTTAAAACCatcaag AGTCCAGATGGGGATATAATCGATTGTGTGCACATCTCTAATCAACCAGCTTTTGATCACCCATTCCTCAAAGACCACAAAATACAG ACGAGGCCAGGTTATCACCCAGAAGGGCTTTATGATGAGAACAAGGTTTCTGCAGAGAACAAAGAAACTGTTAAGCCAATTACTCAGCTTTGGCACATGAATGGTCAATGCCCTGAGGAAACTATACCCAttagaagaacaaagaaagatgATGTGTTAAGAGCAAGCTCAGTGAAAAGGTAtggaaagaagaagcaaacaaGCATCCCTGAGCCCAGGTCTGCCGATCCTGACCTCATCAACCAAAGTGGTCATCAG CATGCAATAGCTTATGTTGAAGGAGATACGTATTATGGAGCAAAAGCAACCATCAATGTTTGGGAACCCAAAATACAGCAGCCTAATGAGTTCAgcttgtctcagatttgggttTTGGGCGGTTCTTTTGGTGAAGATCTCAACAGTATTGAAGCTGGCTGGCAG GTCAGTCCAGATCTTTATGGCGATAACAACACAAGATTGTTCACTTATTGGACT aGTGATGCTTATCAAGCCACAGGTTGCTATAATCTGCTCTGCTCAGGCTTTATTCAAATCAACAGTGAAATAGCAATGGGTGCAAGCATCTCTCCAGTTTCTGCCTTTCGTAATTCCCAATATGATATCAGTATTCTTGTCTGGAAG GATCCAAAAGAGGGGAATTGGTGGATGCAATTTAGCAATGGGTATGTGCTGGGATATTGGCCTTCATTCCTGTTCTCATACTTGGCGGACAGTGCTTCCATGATTGAATGGGGTGGTGAGATAGTGAACTCAGCATCTGATGGCCGACACACCACAACTCAAATGGGAAGTGGTCATTTCCCTGAAGAAGGATTTGGGAAGTCAAGTTATTTCAGGAACATTCAAGTAGTGGATAGCTCCAACAATCTCAAGTCTCCCAAAGGGATGGGCACCTTCACTGAGCAATCCAACTGTTACGATGTCCAGACTGGTACTAATGATGATTGGGGCCATTACATGTACTATGGAGGCCCTGGTAGAAACCCTAACTGTGCATGA